Part of the Candidatus Aegiribacteria sp. genome, TCTCAGTATTGATCCAACCGCCTGAGCCATGTTGTAAATTCTTCTTCCTGACGACTTAAGCTCAGAAACCCTGGCCATGATTTCCGCTATGGGAGGCATTTTTATTGCGCTCATTCTTTCTGACGGGGAGAAGCTGTTCATGTGTGCCCTTTCCTTTGGTATATTGCAGCTATGATTACAGAACTATAAATGAGAAACACTTAAGAGAAAACCATTGGAGTTCGATTGAGAATTCTTGTTACCATCAACTGCATAGGTGTTGACGCTTCGGCTGCAGGCGGAATCGCCCTTGCCGGGATGATGGCTGAAACGGGACATACAGTTGCCGTTCAGGCTGCTCCTGACGGCCCCGTTGCGAGGGCTGCAGCCAGGCAGGGCCTTGAATGTACAGATCTGAACCTTCAGAAATCGGCCTTCGTTACCGGTCTTTTGCCCTTTAAGAAACTGATCAGGGGTTTCGCGCCGGATGTGATCTGTACAACCCGGGCTGACGGTCAGACGGCTTCCGCGATGGTTGCCGGTAACGTTCCAATGGTCAGGATAAGATGCGATATCAGGAAACCGCGTTCAGGAAAAACCTGGAAGATGGTGGACAGAAAGACAGATCTTGTCGTATTTCCTTCCTCCTTCATGATAGAAAAGGGCTATATCGGAGAAAGGGAGGGACCCGTTTCGGTAATACCCCACCCTGTGGATACTGATTTGTACTCCTTCAGTGAGGGCAGGGAGATATCTGAACCTCTTCTTGTTTCAATCGGCAGGCTCAGCCCCATAAAGGGACACAGGACACTGATAAAGGCTCTGAAGCTGCTTCCGGGAAATGTTAAGGCCGTAATAGCCGGGGCTCCAAGCCAGCAGTCAATAGAAGAACTTCAGACATTCGCGAAAACTTTAGGAGTGGAGAACAGGATCACTTTATCCGGAAAAGTTGAGAATGTAAGGGATATCATCGCAAGGGGAACAATTGGCGTTGTTACGAGCCTTGGAAGTGAAGTTGTCTCAAGAGCGGGAATGGAAATGATGAGTTCAGGACTGCCCCTGCTGGCGGCAGCCACAAATGGGCTTCTGGACCTTGTGAAGGATGGCAGAACAGGTTTTTTTCATTCTCCTGGGAATTCCAGACAGCTTGCTTCCCAGGCGGAATATCTGATAAGGAATCCTTCTCTTGCCATGAGAATGGGCAGGAAAGCCAGGAGGAACTGCATAGACAGTCTCAGTTATCCCGTAATTGCCGAGACATGGAATCTTGCCCTTACGGAATTGATAAGAGGGAACAAGATCTCTTCTCGCAGGTATCATCAGTAAAGTAGAAAGCAGGTTGATATGACAGCATTTCTTATTGTGATGAGTTTATTATGTGCGGATTCCCTGGAAACCGAAGCCTCCTTTGTGGAATATCTGCCGAGATACGTTGAAAACAGCGCTTTCGGCCCGGGAGAGAGGCTGGAGTTCAGCGTTGAATACGGTATTATCAAAGCGGGAACAGCAGTTCTGGCTGTAACCGGGCCGGAGCAATACGAGGGGCTTATGGCATACAGAATATCAGCAACTGCCAGGTCCAACCCCGCATTCAGTACCTTCTTCGAAGTTATCGATGTCAATGAAGCTCTACTTGACATAGTCCAGTTCCATACCCTCTATTTTTCGAAGAACCTGAGTGAGGGCGATTTTAAATATCAGGAGGAAGTTTTTTTCGATCAGGATGCCGGGATGGTCTACTATCCTGAAGAGACCGATTCTTCACTTATGGAGATGGAGATCCCCCCGCACGCTCTGGACGTCCTGAGCTGCCTATATTTCGCCAGAACACTTCCGCTTGAGGTTGGGGATACTTACTACATAGACAGTCACATAGATAACGAGAATTACCCCCTCGAGATAACCGTTCACGAAAGGGATCACATAAGGGTACCTGCAGGAGAATTCGACTGCATCATGGTTCAGCCCACCCTGCAGTCTCAGGGTCTTTTCGATCAGCAGGGGGAGATATGGGTCTGGCTTACAGACGATGAACGACATATGCCTGTTCTTATGCGCAGCGCTATTGTAATTGGTGAAATAGTATGTGTTCTTAAGGATTACTCAGTCGGGACTCCGATTGAAGTTGAAAACCCGGGTTTCGAGACATATTTAGTTGAAGCCCAGTGATTCCCGGAGGAGAACTCGACCGCAGGATTGATGAAGCAGTTGGAAGACTTGAGAAATCAGGGATTACCGCTGCGAACAGAAGAGTACTGTCCAACGGTATTCGGATAACCTTCAGTGATAACAGCAGAATTTGTGGAATAAATTTTTATTACTCGAAGAAAAAGGGATTTTCAGTGGTTCCTGGTGGCGGAGACAATCGGTTCTCTCAAGAAATAAAAGGAATTCTGATATCGGATGATACGGAAATGCCTGGCGGTACCTGGACCGGTTCTGACGAAGCGGGGAAAGGTGATTACATTGGACCGCTGACAGTGGCTGCAGTCTATGTAAATCGCCAGCGTGCTGAAACGTATCGGAATATAGGCATTACCGATTCCAAGGTGCTGAGTAATGATACAGTTAGTAAATATGCAAGAACGATAAAAGATACTTCGGATGGTTTTTTCTCAATTGTATCCGTTTCTCCTTTGGATTACAACACCAGGTTCAATAAGCTTTCGAAAATAGGAAAAAACAGCCTTGATCTGCTGGCCGAATGTCATGCAGAGGCTATCAGGGAACTTCTAAAAATGAATCCAATGCCTCAATGCGTTATCGTAGACAAGTTTTGTGATGAAAAGCGCATTTCGCATCTTCTTCCTGAAGGAGACTACAGGCTTGACCTCCGGATCAGGGGGGAGTCGGATCCTGCAGTAGCGGCGGCTTCCATACTTGCCAGGGATGCATACCTGAATGGCCTGGATAAGATCTCCGGAAAATTCGGGATCAAAGCGATTTCCGGATCCGGACATCAGACCGATACGATAGCAAGGAAATTCGTTAATGAGTTCGGAGCGGATATTCTTGATGAAGTTGTCAAGGTTCACTTCAAAAACACATTAAAGGTCATGTCCCTGTTCAGTTGAACCTGATTTCCTGTGGAAATTCAATACAGTTGCACTTAGAGTTGTTCTAAAAGGATGTCTGTTCTTGACATGCATAAAAAGTTGCCTTATTTATTGCGCTTGCATTAGGGAGATACTTTCTCCGTCAGATTCGATATTGTGCTAGTTAAAAATCCCGAAAGGAGCTAAAATGAAGTATTTGATAACCGGAATACTTACCGCTTTCATTCTTGTACTTGCCGCCGGCTGCGGAGAACAGGCTGAAGAGACACCAGATGTCCCGGAAGCTGCCGAAGAAGCAATAGAAGCTGCCGAAGAGGCTGCAGAAGAAGCCATGGAAGAAGCCGAAGAGGCCATGGAAGAAGCTGCGGAGGTTATGGAAGAAGCTGAGGAAGCTTTAGAAGAAGTAGTTGAAGACGCACCTGTTGAAGATGCACCTGTTGAAGATGCACCTGTTGAAGATGCACCTGCTGAAGAAGCACCTGCTGAAGAGGTAACTCAGTAATTTCATTACAGCGAAGATAAACCAGGGCGGCGCTTGCGCGTCGCCCTTTCATTAAAAAATTCCTTAATTCTGCTGATCCCGCCTGAGATAAGCTGTATCGATCCGTTTACGAACCAGTGTTCGGGCAACAGACCCAAATAAGGGTATTTCGTGAACCTTCTTCCGATAAGAATAAGGGCTTTACGCTCTCTTCCGTTTCTAATGAGCCTTCCAGCTGCCTGGATTACACGGACCATGCCAGGTATTGCCCAGGTGTGAATAAAGGCATCTCTGCCAAGGTTGGAGTAACTTTCAGATAGTAATTTCATACGGAGGTTCATACCGGGAAGCGATGGTCCTATAACGATTGCTCCGAGAATGTTCTCCGAATGAAGATCGATTCCCTCTGAGAAAACACCACCCGAAACGGTCATAACAAGCTGGTTTTCAGACTCTATACGGTCGATGAATGTTCCTCTTTCTTCGCGGCTCATGCCGGGTGTCTGGATGAGAAGCGGAATATCGCTGTTCTCAAAAAGGCCGGAGATCTGTTCAAGGTAGATATAGGAAGGGAAGAACACCAGCCAGGTGCCGGGTATTGCAAGGTAAATTTCACTAATTCTGTCCCTTAGAAGAGATGATGATTCTCTTCTGTCTTTGTACCTTGTATCTATTTCAGGGATTATCCATACTCCCAGATTCTCCCTGGGAAACGGCCACGCGATGCTCTTTGAAACAGTTTCGCCTCCGCCGGGAAATCCCAGTAGATATCTGAAATGCTCGAAGGGGGTCAGTGTGGCGGAAAAAGCTATTGCGCTAAGGCAGCTTTCAAGCCTGTCCCACAGGAATCCCGAAGGATCGGTACAGAACCACTGAATTATGTAATCGCCTTTCTCGAGTCGGAAAAGAAGGTGATACCTGTTGTCTGAAACCCCTGACAATTTTGAGAAATCAATGACCGCTTTAAACAGTTCCCGCAGTGTTTCGGGAGGATCCCGTAATTCATACATATGGGTGAATAACTTATCTTTATTCAAGGGAGTGTTCGTATCGGGAGGAATCTCAATTTCGTTATCGTCTGAGTTTTCCAGAAGAGCAATCCATTCCCCGAATCCATCAATCCATGGATCAAGCAGTTTTTTTATGGCAGGGGGGCATCTGGAATCCTCAAGAAGCTCCGTTATCCAGGAAAGTTTTATTTGCGGGGAATAGTAATCTCTTGCTCTTGATGGAAGGTTCGCGGCCTCGTCTATAAGAAGGCAGCACATTTCCGAAGTGTTTCTTTCAAGGAAGAATCGTTTCAGGAATACGTGTGGATCGAATACATAGTTGTAATCGCAGACAACAATATCGCATTGCGTGGAAAGGTAAAGCCCCAGTTCGAAGGCACATACTTCAGCACGGCGGGCTTTATCCTTAAGTACATCAGGGTTGATGATCTGAAGGTCAAGCAGGTTCTTAATAATTCCTGAACTGTGGATTTTTTTTCTAAAATCCGCGGCGTAAGGGCAGTCGTCAGCAAAGCAGCGTGACCTGCCCCTGTGGCAGATTCCGGACTTTGCCGTGATGAATATCCCACGCAGTGGTACTCCTTTATCGATTATGAGTCTGAGTGTATCTTCGACTATCTGCTTATGTGTATTCTTGGCTGTAAGGAAAAAGAGCGCAGCTCTTTCCGGTATGGTTTTTCTTATTGCCCCGGTTATTACAGCTGCTGTCTTTCCGGTTCCTGTTGGTGCCTGCAGCATGAGATAACCCTTGTTATCAATGCAGCTTCCAACTTCGTTTAACACTTCCTCCTGACCGGGTCTCAGTGAATTATAGGGGAATTTGAAATTTCCCAGGGCTGCAATCTGCGTGTTTTTACGGATGTCTTCATTTGTAATGTGTTCTGAAACATCTGTGAGCAGATTGTGCCAGAGTTCGTCAAGCCTGCCATCCTTGAAACTTACCGGGAAGGGATATACAGCTCGACTTTTTCTGTCCATGGATAAATACGCAAGGCTGAGCCTGATCTCTTCAATCGGAAAATCCTTCTCAATTGAGAAGGCTTTAGCGTAGAAATACAGCTGGAGGGCGTTGTTGGTTCTGCTATGCACAGGATCTGTGAATTCAGGTTTGCCTCGGATTGTTTTAACTTCCACAATTTCCGTTGAGCCGTCCGATTCCAGAAGGAGATCCATCCGCCCCCTGATAACGAACCGGATACCACCGAAGTTGAGCTCAAGGCTGACTGATATTTCCTTTTGCCAGCCTTTCTTTACCTGCTCCCTCTGGAACGCGGTGTGAACCCTCTGTCTTTCATGAATACTAAGGGGATTTTCCGAAGGAATAAGAGTATCGGGAAGCCTTCCATAATCGATAAGGTTCCCGATGCCCGTTTTGAACGTTTTTGTGGAAGGATCGTATCCGGTAATCATACGTTTACTATAAGCAGTCCTGCAAGTATTGTCACCATCCCGTTCGCAAGTAATTATTCTGAGGATTTTGGAAATCGTTGTATATTATTCTGAAAATCACTGTATTCATGGCTTTACAGCTATTCAGAAAGGGTATCTCATGCTTTTATCAGTTGCAGCGATTATCGCCCTGTTCGGCGCGGATGAATTCGCATCGTCCGGCTATATGGAACCTGACCAGGTGCTCATCGACATAGTTGATGTTCAGTGGGCTCCACGGACCAGCGTTTCTCCCGATTTCCATAACTGGCTTCTTCGATTTCCTCAGGCATATCCCTCAATTGCAGAACTCGCGCAGGACGAACTGAAACTCGCGGGTATGCGGTTCAGCCCACAAACATATGCTCCGACCCGTAGTAGAAAGTTCGTTGATCTGTCCTTGTTGAGATATCCTGGGCTTGAGACAGTAGAAATACACGGCCTGCCGGAAAACCCGCAGATACTCAGCACAAGCTGGTCGCCTGATGGCTCAAGAATTGCTTTCACCAACGAAACCCCGGCTGGGGTTGAGCTGTGGATAATCGATGCCGAGTCGGCTGAAGCGGAGAGACTCACCGGGCCGGTGGTCAGTCTCACCGCCAGCGAATGGCCGGAATGGCTTTCGGACGGTTCCGGTATACTCTGCTGCATCATTCCCGAAGATCATGGAGAATCCCCTTCTGAGAGTCCTGTTCCTTCGGGTCCTGTCATTCAGGAGACAACCGGGGAAGAATCGCCGGCAAGAACCTATCAGGACATTCTGGAAAACCCTTACGATGAGGATCTCTTCGAATACTACCTTACTTCGCAATTGTCAGTTGTCCGGATGGATGGCAGCATCGATGAAGTCGGAAACCCGGGTATTATCTGGTACTATTCCCCATCGCCTGATGCTGAGTACATTATGGTTTCACAGCTAATGAGACCTTTCTCCTATATGGTTACCGCCGGACGATTCCCTGAACTCATTGAAATCTGGGATCTTGAGGGAAACACCGTTTACGAAGTTGCCGATTTTCCCGTAAGGGATGCGATTCCAATAGCCACAGGAAGTACATTCGAAGGACCAAGAAACGTAAACTGGAGGAGCGATACCGATGCCACGCTCACCTGGGTAGAAGCGCTTGATGGGGGAGATGCCGGGGCTGAAGCTGAACTCAGGGACAGGGTTTTCATGCTTGACGCTCCCTTTGATTCGGAACCGGAAGAGCTTCAAAGCCTCCGGAGCAGATTCGGTGGTATTGAGTGGGGGAACGATTCACTTGCCATCGTTTCAGAATGGTGGTGGCCCACAAGGAACCAGAAGTCCTGGAGAGTAAGACCGGGACGGCCGAATTCCAATGCTGAGCTGCTTGTTGACCGTTCATGGGAGGACAGGTACAGTGATCCTGGAATCCCGATAACACACCTCAACAGCAGGGGAAAAAGCGTACTTGCTATATCCCCCGATGGTGGTTACATATATCTTGCGGGTGATGGTGCTTCACCGGAGGGAGACAGGCCTTTTCTTGACAGGCTGGATCTGAATACACTGGAGACCGAAAGGCTTTTTCATTCGCAACCTCCGTACTTTGAACGTCCATCCAGATTCATAAACGATGAATGCACCGAATTCCTTTTCAGGCGGGAGGCAGTTGATCAATACCCCAATTACTTCGTCAGGGATATGGAGGATGATTCCGAAGTACAGGTAACGTTTTACTCCAATCCGGTGACGGTTCTCGATGGTTTGCATAAAGAACTCATTACTTACAAACGTGAGGATGGTCTTGATCTTTCAGCGACACTCTATCTGCCTCCGGGTTACGATGCTACAGACGGCCCTCTTCCCATGGTGATGTGGGCTTATCCACAGAACTACGGTTCGGCTTCAGCAGCAGGTCAAATTTCAGGTTCACCCTGCAAGTTCGATTATATCGGCTGGTGGTCACCTTTAATATGGCTTACACAGGGCTACGCGGTGCTCGACGATACGGCCATGCCCATCGTCGGTGAAGGAGACGAGCAGCCCAACGATACGTTTATAGAGCAGCTTGTCATGAGCGCTCAGGCAGCAGTTGACGAGGTAGTTGGAATGGGAGTGGCTGATCCTGACAGAATAGCTGTCGGAGGGCATTCGTATGGAGCCTTCATGACTGCGAATCTCCTTGCCCATTCGGATCTTTTCGCGGCGGGACTGGCAAGGACCGGGGCGTACAACAGAACCCTGACACCCTTCGGTTTCCAGTCTGAGGACAGATCACTATGGGAAGCCAAGGAAACATACATCGAAATGTCACCCTTCATGAACGCGGATTTGATCAACGAACCGATACTCCTCATTCACGGAGACGCGGACAGTAATTCAGGAACATTTCCGATGCAGAGCGAACGGTTCTTCGCGGCTCTGAAAGGACTGGGGGGAGTTGCCAGGCTTGTCATGCTGCCGCTTGAAAGCCACAGCTACAGGGCACGGGAATCCATTCTTCATGTACTCTGGGAAACCCAGGAATGGCTGAAGACCTATGTCAAGGACTGAACCATCCATGTGCATATGAGGTCTTGATAACAAGGATTGCCGGAACAATCAATCTTTATTATTATTAATTATTCAAATTCATGAGTGGATGCATGGGGCATCCATTTGCCAGGAATTGAATGGTAAAGGAGTTCGAAATGAAGACAGCGTTTGTTTTATGTGTAATCATATCGTTGGTTGCATTCTCGTTTGATGACATCTATATCCAGGCACCTGATAACACCAACCTGGAATTGACAACGGAAGGCTCT contains:
- a CDS encoding PD-(D/E)XK nuclease family protein encodes the protein MITGYDPSTKTFKTGIGNLIDYGRLPDTLIPSENPLSIHERQRVHTAFQREQVKKGWQKEISVSLELNFGGIRFVIRGRMDLLLESDGSTEIVEVKTIRGKPEFTDPVHSRTNNALQLYFYAKAFSIEKDFPIEEIRLSLAYLSMDRKSRAVYPFPVSFKDGRLDELWHNLLTDVSEHITNEDIRKNTQIAALGNFKFPYNSLRPGQEEVLNEVGSCIDNKGYLMLQAPTGTGKTAAVITGAIRKTIPERAALFFLTAKNTHKQIVEDTLRLIIDKGVPLRGIFITAKSGICHRGRSRCFADDCPYAADFRKKIHSSGIIKNLLDLQIINPDVLKDKARRAEVCAFELGLYLSTQCDIVVCDYNYVFDPHVFLKRFFLERNTSEMCCLLIDEAANLPSRARDYYSPQIKLSWITELLEDSRCPPAIKKLLDPWIDGFGEWIALLENSDDNEIEIPPDTNTPLNKDKLFTHMYELRDPPETLRELFKAVIDFSKLSGVSDNRYHLLFRLEKGDYIIQWFCTDPSGFLWDRLESCLSAIAFSATLTPFEHFRYLLGFPGGGETVSKSIAWPFPRENLGVWIIPEIDTRYKDRRESSSLLRDRISEIYLAIPGTWLVFFPSYIYLEQISGLFENSDIPLLIQTPGMSREERGTFIDRIESENQLVMTVSGGVFSEGIDLHSENILGAIVIGPSLPGMNLRMKLLSESYSNLGRDAFIHTWAIPGMVRVIQAAGRLIRNGRERKALILIGRRFTKYPYLGLLPEHWFVNGSIQLISGGISRIKEFFNERATRKRRPGLSSL
- a CDS encoding prolyl oligopeptidase family serine peptidase, whose translation is MLLSVAAIIALFGADEFASSGYMEPDQVLIDIVDVQWAPRTSVSPDFHNWLLRFPQAYPSIAELAQDELKLAGMRFSPQTYAPTRSRKFVDLSLLRYPGLETVEIHGLPENPQILSTSWSPDGSRIAFTNETPAGVELWIIDAESAEAERLTGPVVSLTASEWPEWLSDGSGILCCIIPEDHGESPSESPVPSGPVIQETTGEESPARTYQDILENPYDEDLFEYYLTSQLSVVRMDGSIDEVGNPGIIWYYSPSPDAEYIMVSQLMRPFSYMVTAGRFPELIEIWDLEGNTVYEVADFPVRDAIPIATGSTFEGPRNVNWRSDTDATLTWVEALDGGDAGAEAELRDRVFMLDAPFDSEPEELQSLRSRFGGIEWGNDSLAIVSEWWWPTRNQKSWRVRPGRPNSNAELLVDRSWEDRYSDPGIPITHLNSRGKSVLAISPDGGYIYLAGDGASPEGDRPFLDRLDLNTLETERLFHSQPPYFERPSRFINDECTEFLFRREAVDQYPNYFVRDMEDDSEVQVTFYSNPVTVLDGLHKELITYKREDGLDLSATLYLPPGYDATDGPLPMVMWAYPQNYGSASAAGQISGSPCKFDYIGWWSPLIWLTQGYAVLDDTAMPIVGEGDEQPNDTFIEQLVMSAQAAVDEVVGMGVADPDRIAVGGHSYGAFMTANLLAHSDLFAAGLARTGAYNRTLTPFGFQSEDRSLWEAKETYIEMSPFMNADLINEPILLIHGDADSNSGTFPMQSERFFAALKGLGGVARLVMLPLESHSYRARESILHVLWETQEWLKTYVKD
- a CDS encoding ribonuclease HIII, which translates into the protein MIPGGELDRRIDEAVGRLEKSGITAANRRVLSNGIRITFSDNSRICGINFYYSKKKGFSVVPGGGDNRFSQEIKGILISDDTEMPGGTWTGSDEAGKGDYIGPLTVAAVYVNRQRAETYRNIGITDSKVLSNDTVSKYARTIKDTSDGFFSIVSVSPLDYNTRFNKLSKIGKNSLDLLAECHAEAIRELLKMNPMPQCVIVDKFCDEKRISHLLPEGDYRLDLRIRGESDPAVAAASILARDAYLNGLDKISGKFGIKAISGSGHQTDTIARKFVNEFGADILDEVVKVHFKNTLKVMSLFS
- a CDS encoding glycosyltransferase family 4 protein; this translates as MRILVTINCIGVDASAAGGIALAGMMAETGHTVAVQAAPDGPVARAAARQGLECTDLNLQKSAFVTGLLPFKKLIRGFAPDVICTTRADGQTASAMVAGNVPMVRIRCDIRKPRSGKTWKMVDRKTDLVVFPSSFMIEKGYIGEREGPVSVIPHPVDTDLYSFSEGREISEPLLVSIGRLSPIKGHRTLIKALKLLPGNVKAVIAGAPSQQSIEELQTFAKTLGVENRITLSGKVENVRDIIARGTIGVVTSLGSEVVSRAGMEMMSSGLPLLAAATNGLLDLVKDGRTGFFHSPGNSRQLASQAEYLIRNPSLAMRMGRKARRNCIDSLSYPVIAETWNLALTELIRGNKISSRRYHQ
- a CDS encoding DUF3108 domain-containing protein is translated as MTAFLIVMSLLCADSLETEASFVEYLPRYVENSAFGPGERLEFSVEYGIIKAGTAVLAVTGPEQYEGLMAYRISATARSNPAFSTFFEVIDVNEALLDIVQFHTLYFSKNLSEGDFKYQEEVFFDQDAGMVYYPEETDSSLMEMEIPPHALDVLSCLYFARTLPLEVGDTYYIDSHIDNENYPLEITVHERDHIRVPAGEFDCIMVQPTLQSQGLFDQQGEIWVWLTDDERHMPVLMRSAIVIGEIVCVLKDYSVGTPIEVENPGFETYLVEAQ